The Kwoniella dejecticola CBS 10117 chromosome 2, complete sequence genome segment CAAGAGCAAAAGGGAGTTGTATATGATCACCCTGATATGAATAAGGTAAGCTGCGTTCGCATAGCGCTGACTCAGTTGCACCACTTACTGTTCAAGGAATCTACCAATCTCTCTCCTCTTGAGCAGTACTTCGCCAATCGTGATGAAGAGCGTGAACAAGAGCCACGTAGAGACGAGGATTACATAGCTGACTAGATGGACGTATCAGCTCTGCGATCACTTTGAGAACAGATGCTATGTGACTCACAGTAGTATGGCACTCTATTCAGAAATCTGTCCAGCCTACTCCGTCTGCTGCGTTTGCTTGCGCTCGAGTCGCCATATGTCTCTGGCATTTTATTCTATTTATTGTTGATTTGGCTGATGTATGCCCTAGCAGGTCTTTTTGCTATATCCCAAACATATTCGATCCCTCTACTTCAAGTTTTGAGGCTTTTTACGTCGCTCTCTGCGATGAGTCGGATGACCTTGCACTGTCGGCTCGCGGAGTGAAAGGGAGTTGTCTTGTACTCTCTTTTCTCGTCGACGCATCTGTCTCCTTTGCTCGTTTCATCGATAACTGACACAGCCCGACGGTGAAGCCAGGCGCGGAGTCCATCGAGTCAGCTTTCTCACGGTAGACCAGCATCCATACATCTCCAGCGGAAAAGTCGGTATACAACACAACCACGTGGTATATTTCTCGAACAGCTTGAAATTTCTGCAAAAATCATAGGTGGACGGATCTCAGCACATATTGACAACGATCAACagctcttctcgtcaatcatcaacagGTCATATCCCAGCAAAACAAAGTCAGCAAACATGGCAGATATCAACATGAGTTCAGCTGGGGTCGGGAGTACCTCAGCCGCTGCCAATGCCACTGGGTCTACCGTTCAACTACCTATCAACCTATTCACTCGATCCACGAACGATGCTATCCCTCAATCAACATACCTCATACCCGCTTCGTGGCGTCGATTCCAGCTTTCTGAACTGATCAACAAGGTCCTCCAGAACAACTCGGATAATGGCAAGAAACCAGTCCCGTTTGAATTTCTGATTAATGGGGAAGTGCTTCGAGGTAGTTTGGAAAGTTGGAGTAAGAAGAACAGGGGAAACGACGAGGAGACTACGATAGATATTGAATATGTCAGAAGTACATTACCCCCTCAGGAAGTAGGCCGAGTAGAGGTCGAGGATTGGGTCAGTGGCTTAAGTCTTAGTAGAAAAGGGTGAGTAGTAGAATTGTGTCTATTGGACCGTATTAGAGCATCTAGCCCTGCTTATGAGCTAATTGATATCATATattgttttttttttttttctttcGAAGGTACATCCTCCTCTCATCATACCTGTCACACTTACAGATCCTCCCCTTATCCTCCGCATCAACTTCCTCAGCTCTATACACCCTTTCTCTACCTACATCGCTCGGAGCCACATCATGTACATGGGTATCTCCCCCTTCGCAGAACAATGACATCCTCTTAGCTGCAGGGGGTGTCGACCGACTAACTCACGTATACACCATACCGTCCTTATCCCCCGACACCGCCCAATCTTCCCCTCCAAGAGAGCTCTACACACTGCATGGTCACACACAGCCAGTATCGACGGTCATCGCTTCGGAAAGCGGGAAAGAAATCGTTTCCGGATCATGGGACGGTCTACTGAATCTATACGCCTTACCTTCGACCGAGCCGGACGAGCATCAGGTGGCTGCGGAACCCCTGAATTATTTGCCTGGACAAGGAAATaagaagaggcggaagatggagaaagagaatccACGAGAACCGATAGAGGGTCTACTGGATAATGATTCGACCGGGGAAGGAGGTTGGAGAAGGGTCCCTGATATAACTTTCAAGGGACATACAGGACGGATCGGAGGTGCGGTCTGGGACAAAGCGGATCAAGGAAAGATATGGTCAGCTGGATGGGATGGGTCGGTCAGAGGTTGGGATCTGAATTCGGGTATCAATTCGGTAGTCAGGGTGAGTACCCTAATCATGGCTTGACCATGGTATAGCATCTCGCCATCAAGATGTAAAATACTGGAGAAACcgaaaagctgattgagttgTATGATCCGACCTGATATGCTCTGATTACCCGTCAATAGCAAGGACCATTCGATAAATCCGGCTTATGTATCGACCAATTCGCAGCCAACGGTACCTTAGCCACAGGAAATATGGACCGAACAATCTGTCTGTGGGACACAAGGCAGGGTGAGTCGAAAGCTGCTCTTAGCCGGGTCTTTTATCTGAAATGTAGTGTTTATGCGACGACAGCAAGCTGACATGCCTGGCTTTTGATATTGGGTGATATAGCAACATCCATGATCTCATTGACCCTTCAAACCACCTCtccaatcccatcaatcaagacCCACCCAACATCAAGTTTCACCTTGGCATCCGCTACGTACGCCGGAACCGTCCAGATATGGGATATAAGGTCGCCCAAGAACTCGTTATTCTCAGTCTCCAACGCGAAtagaaaggaaagaaaggtgaCTAAGAATGGGAAAGTGCTTGGAGAGAGGTTATTGGCGCTCGACTGGGATGGAGAGGTTTTAGTTGCTGGAGGAGAGGACGGGGAGGTCGGTATATGGAATGCTGCGGGCGCGTAGATGGAGATTTTGCAGTAGACATATACTGATTTGGTGGATACTTCTTCAATGCAAGCAGACAGAAAGAAGGCTTTAGACTGGATGTGCAGGATGCCATGTACGGTTGAACTGGTGATGATAGCTACAATGTTCAAATTATGAGCTAAACTGTGATTTCGACAGTTTCACATGTTTTACCGGGAACGAGTTCGGTTATCATTTCGCTCGCATTTAATCCGTTCACTTGCTCATAAGACGCTGACCAGTCGTTACTACTCGTTGCATTCTGCGTTGAAGCATTCATCCTAAGATTTATTGACTACCTATGAGCACGCAGCTCATTAATCGTCTTCATACTAGGCACCTGTCActcccccttttccttctcgtGCGATCTGCCTCGTATGTATGTTATGCAAACAGTTCTCCTGACTTGATTGGCCTGACCAAGATACGCCAAGATACGCCATAATCAAGACACGACAAGGACAACATCTTCGAAAGATTGTGCTGACCTTTCCTTTCGTCTGATTGTGCGGTGGCTTTATTCCTGCTGTTTCGTAAAATCGACATTGGAATCCCAAGAAGTCCCTGTCAACCCATCCAAACTCCCCAACGGATGTTCTTCTCTCGCTGTTTCTAGTAATGTGGATAACGATTCATTTTGCGCTATTGCGGTCTGTCGGAATAAAATCAAACAAGCAAGGTATCAGCGGTGTTCCTCCAACTCTgtcctcttcccttcccatcaTTGTTCTCATCAATATCGAATGCCTCGATCTGTTCAAAAGCCCTCCAAAAAGATACTCAAACCGAAATGGCGAGAGTGAGAAGTGACGGCTTGCCGAGACTCTTCTCTTGCGGCGTGCGGAAAGATATATACGGATTTGGCGGAGGGAatgaaggaaaaggaaaggacaaAAGCGAAGAACGACGTATTACTCAGGATCAGAGCAGATAATCGTGAGAACAACGACGCAGATGAACTGAGTCTGAACCGTATTTCAAGAAAATGTTATCaactgactcaccttcagacACCCCTGATAATCTTCCCAAAACCTACCGCAATTCCTCTGATACTCCTCCGCCTTGACCTGCGCCCTCGTCTTTCctttcatctgcatctcctctGTACCAGTAGACGAGCCTGGCTGCTGTACAGGCTCCGCCTCTGAACCCCCGAAATCATACCAATGAtgctctcgttctcgttctcgttcttgtccttgtcctcggACTGGCGCCGCATTACCTTGTtcagtcgaaggtgaagtctCGGAGGACTTTGATCGTTTGCTTGGATGAGACTTCGTGAACAAGCTTCGAGAGGGGAAGGCGGATGCCCAAGAGGTAGCCAGTGAATTGGATTTACGTGCTTCACCATTGGACTTGGAGCTGGAACCGAAACAGGAATCGAGAGAGGAAGGGATAGGTACGTCTGAAGCTAAAGCGTCGGAAGTGACGGATGTATTTGGCGTATTTGAGCCATTCGAGTaggatgatggggaagagaACGATGTGGAAGcatcagaggaagaagaggaatttgACGATATTGTATCGGCGCCTGCAGCTGCCGAAGCCAATGCAGGTTGGAGATATCCCTCGAACCACGCATTGAAACATGAGTCGTATTTATGTTTGAGGGGTGTACATTCCGGCGAAAGTGATCTATAAGTTCAGATGGATCGGAGTCAACTGGCAATCTCACTCGGGTTGATGAGAGAAAGCAGGAAGTGCAGAGGATCACGGTCAgagagatgatggaggaCGAAGTCGGGATCTGTAGGGAgggaatgaagaagaagccgaacTTGaattcgacttgactcactccatGATGTATAATATACGtctttccagctgatcaacgcTGCCTCCCGTGTTTCTAGTCTGCTTGTCCCGTGTAGCGCTCGTCGCAATTTCGTGATTCGGTATCTGAACCCAAGATGATATGGAGTCTCAGCTCGAAGCGTTATGTAAGAACATCGAATATGAAATAACCAAGTGAACAAGAGGAATTCTGAATTCCAAGCCCGAGTGGAGGGAGGATCCGCGGCAACGCAACCGCAATTCCTCAAAGTGAATTAACGCGGACGCCGAACCCGAAAGACGACGTTGTTCATCACTTCCTGTGAAATCACCTTCATACCGAAGGGATTTACACACTTGTCGAGTCTATCAGAAGGGCCATTGTCTTTCCATATCATCCCCAAGGATGCTTGTGCACTTCTCAGGATGGACAATTGTGTGCATTAGACAACGTCTATAAATATAATTAAGATATGAAATCATGTAAAGCTCCGTGTGCTGTACTTCAAAGCCGTCTATCGTGAATCCCAAAGCCATATTCGTAAATTCAAGCGCTACAAATGAGAGGATCTATCGTATAATCGTATAATCAAGAGTACTGAACCAGGAATCCAAGACGAGGATGGCCAACTTATATTTTCTGATTTGGGTTGTCGGCCTTCTGGTCAGATTTATTCCCGTCGATATTGGTTTCTGTCCCTTCTGGATtactctcctcttcatcgggATATCTCGGACGCGTGGACTCGATGTCGTCTGATGCGAACGACCAAAATATCAGATATACATTTTTTCAAAAACTAAGATGAAATTGAAACCAAACAAAACAAGAGAAGCGATCGAAAGACTCACCCATGAATGACAGATATGCCCATTCGACAGCTTCGGCCGCCCAGTAGAAATCGCAGTGCTAGATTCAAGACATAAAACAGTCAGGAAGCTGATGGTATGTATTGGGTGTGATGTTTCGCTCACCTCGCTCTTATCCAACTTGGTCACCTTAATAACCttcacatccttctcctttcgctCCATCCTCTCAATCAGAGGCTCCGCTAAGACCAGGTAATCCCGTCCTCCATGATATATCGATAAAGGCGGGAATCGACTATCGAACCATCTATCCAGCGAGTCGTCCAACGTGCATTTCCGGTCGGCGAATCCACCTTTGCCGCACCACCAGAAGATCGAAGCGGACGACACGGGCGTAGGGGTGAATCTGAACATTTTTGTTTTTCGTCGGCCCAGCCTGTTCATATATACATACGCCATCAGCCTTCCAGTCAATCACGACGGAAAAAACACCTCAAATAGTTCGTCTTGTCAGAGCACAAGGGACTGAGAGGGGATTGTAGAAACCAATCGAGCGGAGGCGAGTGGGTGCGAGTACTCACCAATTCGCATCCGTCCATCCAAACAAGAACGCGAACATAATATATCCCAACGCCGCAAACAACCTAGCCGGCGCATAATCGTACGCCCACCGCATGAGCGGTATGAAATCGAGCACGCCGAAGAAGCGTTTCCAAGTCGACCACTCCATTTTGTTGAGCGCCGTAAATGGGAATCCATGAGTAAGTGGTCCAGCATATACCGCAGGTGCAAGGGCTACAAAAACTGATAATTTCTTGCCTAAGGATGGGCACATGCCGAGGGACAGTGAAATGAAAGCGAGGCCGTTCCCTTGAGAATGACCTATGAAAGCGATCTAGACTCCGAGGTACcgagcagcttgagcgatcAGCACCTCAGTCAACTGTGTGATGATATCGAGACGACCCACCTTGTCGTATCCTGTCTCTTGGCAGACGTGCTCTACTAAGGCTGGTAAATCGTACATCGCCAATTCTCTGATTGTCCAATCTGTCCAGAGTAGcagatcaggatcagctgaTGCCGCATGCCTTCGAAATTGGCGAGACATCACTCACCCCAGAACCTAGGATCGTTCCTGCTGAAGTTTCTATGACCCATATCAAAAATCCCTCGGGTGTTCCCCAGATAGACCTGATAACCACCATTCTTCGCCAGCCAGAAAGCCAGAGATCGGTCTTCAGATGTCACGAATGATCCGGAGGATTGGAACAGACCATGAAGGATGAGTACAGGGAAGCCGCCTAAGTGGTCCGCTTGCATAAGCGAAACTGCCTAATGCATTTGTCTCAAGAGGGACCACGGGACTGGGACTTACCTCTGCCATCTGATCGGGGTGTCGCTTTCGGATCGATGACTTTGTGCATTCTGCAAGTACAGATTGAATCATGTTTTGTGTTAGTGATCTATAGTCTGCCAGAAGGGCAAACTCGTGGATGACCAGGGTAGGAGGGGAGCACACATAAAAATGAACGAGGAGAAACCAAACAGGATCGGTATTCGAAGAATACTAGAGTAGAATCTTGAACTCAAGGGCtggctgactcacttcaaaTAATACCCATCTTCCGTCTCGACAGTCTGATGCTCTATATCCATTCCAACCTGCTTGGCATAATCTTTTGGGtccttcgatatcttcttaCCCTGCTTTTTCCAATACTTCTCATCGTCCCATGGGAACTGCTTCGGTTTCGTCGGCCATACCCATTTCGGCAGCGCTTTCGCTATTTCCGCAGAGAACGCCCAAAGCACTACGAAGACCAAGAAATACGtcgagaggatgatcgagatcgtcTGATTGATAAATAAATTGATCTTCGCCCAGAAGCTCAGCGGTCTGTGGGGGATAGGCGAGTAAGTCGATAAACTCGGAGGGGGGAACGTAGGTCTTGTCAAATGTTGAGAAGGTGTCGTAGATCGATCTATGAATATTCTTCGTAATATTCCTCTGCCCGATCCTGTCGATCCCGTAGATGAGCTTCTCGATAAAGACGGTTTGAGACtactcccattcccatttccatttccataTACAGGTGTGGGCGCTAATAAAGGTGTATTCTCCTCTCTGGTATTCCATCCACTACTGCGACTCTGACTTTGGCTCTGATAGCCCATCCCGtcctcgtcaatctcgtACTCCGGAGTCTTAGCTTCGCTGGATCCTCGGACTGCCCGAGCCTGAGCGTGCGCTGTGATACCGTTGGGAAGACTCATGGCTGCTCGAGCGGGTGCATCTAACAATGTCGAAGGAGGCGCTCTAGTCAGATGTATAGGTGGCGGGCCCTGAGATGAATGCGAGCTGCCGGTAGTGGTGGTGGGAGATAAGTGTGAGGGATGGGTATtgtatgaagaagattgtCCCCGTGTTGGTGAAAGGGGATCTTCTTTCCCTGATGATGGTAGATTGAAGTTGTGGTTAGGTGATGATGTAACGATGTATTTGGAGGGTATTAAAGACGGATCTCCGGTCAGAGGTGCGCCGTCGTGGGGTGATAAGGATTGTCGGACTTTTTCAGTTAATtcaggtgaagaggaagatgaagatgtcggaGGGGTATCGTTGTTGCTGCTATGGCTAGgcgagatgatcgaggtTGTGACTCCAAGTAGTTTGGAAGGTACCAATCCTGCCATctaagaagaagagatcaaaaGATGACTTAGTGtgaattgacttgacttgggCGGAAATAAGCTTACTTTGGGATGAACAGGTCAGCTGACACAGCTCGTTGTGCACGAGTGGGAGTACGAGTACGTGGTCGAATTGAATCGCTTGTTTATTCGTGGTCGTAAGAAAGTTGAAGGGTGAGGTGATCGACCAAAGTCCTTTCTCTCTGGCCGTTTGTCGCCTTGGCCTCTCTTAGCTCGATAGCTTGTTTTTAGTCCCTTTACTAGTGCTCGGCTGTTTTTGTGCGGCTCTGATCAAGGTCACGGGTCGAACGATAGGGATAGAAACAGATTGTCAAAGGTTGAGTCCTTCTCGGTCCGCTTGTTTCACTTGCTGTGTAATTGAGATGTGACCAGGAGAATTGAATGGATATATGGATGgtgaatcgattgattgtttATACCTTTATACCTTTTGCGATTGGCATCTTTCTTTTCATGGGAAAGCTGATAACCCTCAGCCTAAATCAACGACGATCCTGAATTCCTGAATTCCTGAATAACCGGTCATATCGTAACACCCCCGCACCAAGTGCGCTGATGAAACGTGTGAGGATAATGACGTTTTTTAAACAATTTTTGTTAGTGGGAATCAAAAACGTAATTAATATCCTCGTCAAAGAGATAACCAAGCAGGCAAATCGCAAGATAAGGTGAGGCAGGACAAGAGATCATCTTGATGCTGCTCCGCTCACAATCACAAATGGTTTGAATGACGTTTTGATCGTAATCTGCTTCAAGCTTATCTCTCGCAAGACGTCATGTCGTAGCATTGACCATTGATGATCACCCGTGTTCTATTCCTTCATATGCAAAATTACAGTAAAGAAGCAACAGAAGCAACACCAAAGGcgttcgactcgatcaggCGATAAGTTAACCAAGCAATACCGAACAACCCATCTCCAACAAGATCTCTCTCCATGAACAAGCCTCATCATCTaatccatcatcgatcctcttccagcatTCTTCAGCCACACTCTCCAAAACATCGATCTCATAACAACATTGTACTCTGAACCATCTCAGCACTTCTCTCGCTCGTTGTCGTTGGTGGGGGGATATAAGTGCTGTGATGGTGATAAGGAGGGACTGGCAGCGATTGCAAAAaggaaaaaaaaaaagaaaaaagggAATTgtgtcagcttcttcaaaTAATCATCTCTTGCAAATCCTTCTCATAAGAAACAAATCCTCTTCGCAGCACCTTTCTCTCGCCCCACCCTCCTTTCGAACTCACAAAATTCATCCATTCCACTTTATCTCCCACCTGACTGCAGATATCCAACACCGTATCCGCGCTTTTCTGAATCATCTCGTCCGTCCTAGGGACTTTCAACAGATCTCTGAGGATCAGAATCTGGAACGCGTGCCAGGTAGCCAGACTCCCATCTTTACTTCGTTTCCTCTGGATCGTCTGCGGGACATTAATAATCCACGAAGCCATATCGTTCCTCAATTCATGTATCCTGAATTTGAGACTCTCTCTCCaccgtttcttctcttcgaacCATGTAATAGCTATATTCGAGGCACCACTCCCCGAACGAGAGATCGGTATATCGCCTTCATAGTCGAAAAAGGACTGTCGTTCTAGGTCCTGCGATTCCCAAGTCAGGTTGATCACTCGGGTCATCAGGCGAGGTATGGAGCGATGCATCCCCCAAGTACTTTCGCATGACTTCAGAAATGGATGAAACCAGGTTGAATTGTTAGCAAAAATCACGCTCGATTATACTGTCGATGTTGAGTGGCATTACCACTACTCACATCTGGCTCGGACGGATCGGTGGGTGCTAACCGTTCCCACCAGGTTGACGAGTCCGTCAAGACGACCGTTGGATCGCCAGTCGATAGCGAGCCTGCCCAACCAAGTCAAAAAATGAATAAAAACTCATCGCGATAGCCCTTTCGATCAACTGtaaaaagaaaagaaaaggtTACTTGCGACCAACATCACTGATGACCATCGTCTCGATCAAGCACCTCAATAATGGTGATACAGGTTTCTCAGGTACCGGTACAGGCAACATCGAAGATAACAGGTGGTCCGGATACGGGTTATCAGGAAACAACATCTGTTCGCATCCACCTCTTTTTCGTACGGCAAACAGACCCAGGCGGACGACTTCCCTCCAATGGGGATTCGCTCCGAGCACCTAGGTCGCACAAGTCGAGCATGAGCGTTTGCGACTTCGAGCCAAGAAGTAGTACTAAGGACCAGCTCACATCATCACAGTTCAGAATGACAGTCGCAGCGAAAAAAGCGTCCGAGATGACTTCCTCGTGTATATCCTTCGCTTGGCGGAGCAACTTGACTGCTTCCCATCGATACGCCAAACCCAGTTCCCGCGTTCGACCAGAAGACGAGGAAACCGATCCTCGAGCTTCAAGTCTACATTGCCATAGCCATAGAGTAGAGTCATTGCATTGGTCAATATCCGTGCTCTCAGATTTCCGGTCTTGGTGAATAGTCGCCAAGCAAGCGACTCACACAGATAGATGGATCGCCCCCATCGCTAACATCCCTTGCTTAAGCGCTTCCGAGCTCAACGGCGCCTCGCCCGTAGGGACCAGAAACAGCCGGGCGACATGCTCGACCCATGGGTTcggttcttcctcgactACCAAGATGGACAGCGAGTATGTCAGGGCGTGGTGGAACTGGAGGAAGGGAGGGCGGCGAAGTGGGAAGGTGGCGAGGTGGGAAAATTGGGATTCAGGAAGAGTAAGCGATATTGTTCTTTCTCATGCTAAGTGGTTTTGGGATGACATCAAGAGATGTGTTTCATACCATTCGCGCAGGAATGGACGATGCATACATCTATCATGCATCCTGAACGAACACGCCTGAAACGGACGGACTCACACACCGTAAATCCTCTTCCACAGggaacatcttcttcagaaACTCCGGCGGATCCAGCGGACCCCCGAAGAACTGTCCCATTCGGGTATCTCTACATAGCGCCATGAGTAGTTCAACAGCGTCCATCTGCTGGACCGTATGCGTCGGGTGTGTCAGCCAAGCTGGTTGGCCAGTATTGGTGATCCCATTGTTATTGACTCCCGTCGTTATCGTTGAAATCACAGGTGAAGCAGtagttgaagttgaagatgtcTTCAGCGTTGATAGTTGCGGTTGTTGTGTTTGAGTGTTTGGGTGTACAACGTTCATGTTGGTGCTTTGAGGAGTGAAAAATGGTGCGGACGGTGTAGAAATGGAAGTAAGAGCAGGTTGAGGAGCCAAATATGATTGTGCCATCGGATCAATCCTTTTCGATGGGTTATCATTACCAAAGCGATTgtcttggccttcttctttgaaGTTGTTCAAATTCGAATCCAGATCCAGTGGTTCGccttgagcatgagcatgagctTGAGATGCAACTTGGGGCTTAAGTTGGGCAGAGGTCCTCTTATGCCGTTTAGCTAGTTTCTCAGCTACGATATTCGGATCgaaagctttcttctctggaTAGACGCACTGGGACATCCCGTTAGTCGACTCAATATAATATACAAATTGCAAGCCGTGGAAGGAGAGAATGGAAGAGCAGCCGATTGAATCAGACACAAAACAGAGAGGGCAGCCGGATGCCAGTGCCAGAAAGAGAGACTAGACTCACTTCGGCGCCGTAATTTACACATCGTTTACATTCCGGCTTCTCTGCGGAATCACATTGTGAACAATTGCGGATCAGTAGAACACTCTTCCTACTGACATGAGACGCTGAGGATTGACCATCTGCCATTAATCAATATATCAATCAAAGCGGACTCACCCAAATCGCATTTGAGCCGCCTACTTCGACATACCAAACACccattccttgatctcgtaGCTTTCGATTTGGGCTCACTCTTACTTCTCTCTGCACCTTTGCCGGCGTCGTTTACCGTGTCTTTCGGGGttgaggacgatgatggagattgTGGTGATTGAGTAGGTTGATTTGATCTTATCGCAGGCATCTTGCTTCCCCCCCTTGTTccctttttgcctttttgccttttgcCTTCGGACCCGTCTGTGTATCCTATGGACGGTAATCACTTGTGGTCTCAGGGTTGGGTTGGCCTCTGCTAAATTATCCGAGTGAGTGACCGAGCAAGCAAGCGCAAGGGGTGTTGACGACTGTCGAATTGGTGAATGGGTGAACTACGAAGATAGGAAGATTAGTTGAAATGATGGACTAATATCAAGGCGTGAATTGGCGAGTTAGACGCGGGTGCGGGGCGGAAATTGAAGTCGGATTCACTACAGTAGCGCACTAAAAGTGAAATCGTATCTTCGTATCTTCACCCTTGTATCGGACATCGACACCTCCCACTTGCACACTCGGaggaaggagcaggagcatCCTGAGCCGTGTCAGATTTGCTGATTCTCatgcttgttcttgttcttacTGATACATACAACGTACACGCCAAAATACGTAAAACATGATCATTCGTCTTATTCAACTTTCTAGT includes the following:
- a CDS encoding ribosome biogenesis protein YTM1 — translated: MADINMSSAGVGSTSAAANATGSTVQLPINLFTRSTNDAIPQSTYLIPASWRRFQLSELINKVLQNNSDNGKKPVPFEFLINGEVLRGSLESWSKKNRGNDEETTIDIEYVRSTLPPQEVGRVEVEDWVSGLSLSRKGYILLSSYLSHLQILPLSSASTSSALYTLSLPTSLGATSCTWVSPPSQNNDILLAAGGVDRLTHVYTIPSLSPDTAQSSPPRELYTLHGHTQPVSTVIASESGKEIVSGSWDGLLNLYALPSTEPDEHQVAAEPLNYLPGQGNKKRRKMEKENPREPIEGLLDNDSTGEGGWRRVPDITFKGHTGRIGGAVWDKADQGKIWSAGWDGSVRGWDLNSGINSVVRQGPFDKSGLCIDQFAANGTLATGNMDRTICLWDTRQATSMISLTLQTTSPIPSIKTHPTSSFTLASATYAGTVQIWDIRSPKNSLFSVSNANRKERKVTKNGKVLGERLLALDWDGEVLVAGGEDGEVGIWNAAGA